A single window of Rubripirellula lacrimiformis DNA harbors:
- a CDS encoding DUF1501 domain-containing protein, with protein MNHCETLGRRDLFHWGINGLGATALASLLAGDTASASDAIGSPPAKAKRAIQICLVGGLSHLDSFDYKPELTRLHGKSLQTDEKPDLFFGKMGLLRGQDWKFKARGESGLMISDMFPRIAELADDLTILRSMESKSANHTPALFLGNSGFEFNGFPSMGSWISYGMGVENESLPAYVVLNDERGAPNTGASTWSSAFLPSNHQGVVLRGGQQPVRDLFPGNEFDPITDAATRQFVQAVNQQHVDRTGANAILLARLKSYELAAKMQTSIPKVSSFAEESAATEQMYGIHDAQTADMGRRCLLGRRLLEQGVRFVQLFSGGPIAGSPRASWDAHENVKENHTAEAARIDQPVAALLKDLKQRGMLEDTLVLFTTEFGRTPFAQSAADQVGPGRDHNRYGFSCWMAGAGLKPGFAFGNTDDIGWKAVERPVPWHDFHATVLHLFGIDHEKLTFYHNGIQRRLTNVHGEVVKEVLA; from the coding sequence ATGAACCACTGTGAAACGCTCGGTCGTCGCGATCTTTTCCACTGGGGCATCAACGGGCTTGGCGCAACGGCGCTGGCATCGCTGTTGGCTGGCGACACGGCATCCGCATCGGATGCCATCGGGTCACCACCGGCAAAAGCGAAGCGGGCGATTCAAATTTGCTTGGTCGGTGGATTGAGCCATCTTGATTCGTTTGATTACAAACCGGAACTGACAAGGCTTCACGGCAAATCGCTTCAGACAGACGAGAAGCCGGACCTGTTCTTTGGAAAGATGGGACTGCTAAGAGGCCAGGATTGGAAGTTCAAAGCGCGCGGCGAGAGCGGCTTGATGATCTCGGACATGTTTCCTCGCATTGCGGAACTTGCCGACGATTTGACCATCCTGCGCAGCATGGAATCAAAATCCGCGAACCACACACCGGCGTTATTTCTTGGCAACAGCGGATTCGAGTTCAACGGTTTCCCATCGATGGGAAGCTGGATCTCGTACGGCATGGGTGTGGAGAACGAATCGCTGCCGGCCTACGTCGTGCTCAATGACGAGCGAGGAGCCCCGAACACCGGTGCGTCGACGTGGAGCAGTGCATTTCTGCCGTCGAATCACCAGGGAGTCGTGCTGCGTGGTGGCCAGCAACCGGTACGCGATCTGTTTCCGGGCAACGAGTTTGACCCCATCACGGACGCGGCCACCCGTCAATTTGTGCAGGCGGTGAACCAGCAGCATGTCGACCGAACCGGGGCGAACGCGATATTGCTGGCGAGGCTAAAGAGCTACGAGCTGGCGGCGAAGATGCAGACATCCATTCCCAAGGTCAGTAGTTTTGCCGAAGAATCCGCCGCGACGGAGCAGATGTATGGCATCCACGACGCCCAGACCGCCGACATGGGCCGCCGCTGTCTGCTAGGTCGACGACTGCTGGAACAGGGCGTCCGATTCGTGCAGTTGTTCTCGGGCGGTCCGATTGCCGGCAGCCCAAGGGCCAGCTGGGATGCCCACGAAAACGTCAAAGAGAACCACACCGCGGAAGCCGCTCGCATCGACCAACCGGTGGCCGCATTGCTGAAAGACCTGAAGCAACGTGGCATGCTGGAGGACACCTTGGTTCTTTTCACAACCGAGTTTGGTCGCACCCCGTTTGCTCAGTCAGCTGCCGACCAGGTCGGACCTGGACGCGACCACAATCGTTACGGGTTCAGTTGTTGGATGGCAGGAGCCGGACTGAAGCCCGGATTCGCGTTTGGCAATACCGACGACATCGGCTGGAAAGCTGTCGAGCGACCAGTCCCATGGCATGACTTTCATGCCACGGTCCTCCACCTGTTCGGCATCGATCACGAAAAACTGACCTTCTACCACAACGGCATCCAACGCCGTTTGACCAACGTCCACGGCGAAGTGGTGAAAGAAGTATTGGCGTAG
- a CDS encoding CBS domain-containing protein has protein sequence MSRKSLQSQSVNDVYLRPVKDIMSSGVVTLPAGATVHEALTLMGENRVSALPIVNHQNECVGILSTSDLVDMTRDVDDDIYHLDMVDMGAKRFLLDKLAHSMGSETVQSFMSEVVTKVHLHTTISEALRQMLRNRVHHLPVVNEADAVMGIVSTLDILGEFADAAPDSIDD, from the coding sequence ATGAGCCGGAAATCTTTGCAATCCCAATCTGTCAACGATGTCTATCTGCGGCCGGTGAAAGACATCATGAGCAGTGGCGTAGTAACTTTGCCAGCTGGCGCCACGGTTCACGAAGCCTTGACGTTGATGGGCGAAAATCGCGTGTCAGCGCTTCCGATTGTCAACCACCAAAATGAGTGCGTTGGCATTCTGTCAACCTCTGACTTGGTGGACATGACACGGGATGTCGACGACGACATCTATCATTTGGACATGGTTGACATGGGCGCAAAACGATTTTTGCTGGACAAACTGGCGCACAGCATGGGCAGCGAAACAGTGCAGTCGTTCATGAGCGAAGTGGTCACCAAAGTGCATTTGCATACAACGATCAGCGAAGCACTTCGCCAGATGCTTCGCAATCGAGTGCACCATCTACCGGTTGTCAACGAAGCCGATGCGGTGATGGGCATCGTATCCACCCTGGATATTCTGGGCGAATTTGCCGATGCGGCGCCCGACTCGATCGACGATTGA
- a CDS encoding LssY C-terminal domain-containing protein produces MIILGLLWIVVAYALAPLMWDGYARIDPALDDTPRITNTGDHHPGDPLNVELIGSEQELGDIMTAAGWYLAAALGVESDFKIAADTVLSRPDDAAPVSSLYLFGRKEDFAFEQPVGDNPRHRHHVRLWKTASPDVDGRPKWIGSAVYDRRVGISRTTGQITHVTAPDVDTERDYLFECLEKTGQLESQYIVQGFHQQLSGRNGGGDPWRTDGDLYRGVIRSAGAE; encoded by the coding sequence TTGATCATCCTGGGCTTGCTATGGATCGTGGTGGCATACGCACTGGCGCCGCTGATGTGGGACGGTTATGCACGGATCGATCCGGCTCTTGATGACACGCCACGCATCACCAATACGGGCGACCATCATCCGGGTGATCCGCTGAATGTCGAATTGATTGGATCCGAGCAAGAACTAGGCGACATCATGACGGCTGCTGGTTGGTATTTGGCGGCCGCCTTAGGCGTCGAAAGCGACTTCAAGATCGCTGCCGACACGGTGCTTTCACGGCCGGACGATGCTGCGCCGGTCAGCAGTCTATATTTATTCGGTCGCAAAGAAGACTTCGCCTTCGAACAGCCGGTGGGCGACAACCCACGCCATCGACATCACGTACGACTTTGGAAAACAGCCAGCCCCGACGTCGATGGTCGACCAAAATGGATCGGATCTGCGGTCTATGACCGACGAGTCGGAATCAGTCGGACCACCGGACAGATCACTCATGTCACCGCCCCGGATGTGGATACCGAACGGGACTACCTTTTTGAATGCCTAGAAAAGACGGGACAACTCGAATCGCAGTACATTGTGCAAGGGTTCCATCAACAGCTTTCCGGGCGGAACGGCGGCGGTGATCCCTGGCGAACGGACGGCGATCTGTATCGAGGCGTGATCCGATCAGCCGGCGCCGAATAG
- a CDS encoding arylsulfatase produces the protein MQFRNLGFLSLVLFAFAGTADAQVEVTGELGSAGATTSIDGKQLPAPDPKFGGVIKDDALQSKAWWAPRIVPPKSAPNVLLIITDDSGFGVPSTFGGVIPTPTMDRVANNGLRYNNIHSTALCSPTRAALLTGRNHHSVGFGVISEQSTGFPGYNAVIPEEKATIGRMLLDNGYATSWFGKDHNTPTYTASQIGPFDRWPSGLGFEYFYGFVGGDANQWQPNLFRNTTQIYPFEGKPGWNLVTGMADDAIDYLSRIDQIDPSKPFLVKYAPGATHAPHHPTKEWVEKIHDMHLFDDGYEKLRERIFENQKKLGVIPQDTQLEPWPTKVLKPWAECTANEKKLFIKQVEIFAAYAAYNDHEIGRVIQSIEDMGKLDNTLIIYINGDNGTSAEGGPLGTPNEVAFFNGVNMMPAETQLKWYDVWGTEETYNHMSAGWAWAFDTPFTWFKQNASKLGGIRQNMAISWPNRIQDKGGLREQFCHVIDIAPTILEAAGIQQPETVDGIKQAPIEGTSLVYTFDKDAAKTPSQHTTQYFEMMGQWSLYHEGWLLSTKVNRAPWEAFGVANPDPLNNQVLELYDLNTDFSQSQNVADQHPEKLIQMKQMFIDEAKKYQVFPMDASVAGRIVADRPNITSGRSQFVYTRPMVGLPQGDSPALLNSSYTITAEITVPEGGAEGMMLTSGGRFAGYGFYLLKGKPVFLWNLLDLDRIKWEGPDALAPGKHKIEFDFRYDGLGTGTLAYNNMSGLGRPGTGTLTVDGKVVDTKTMPKSLPMILQWDESFDIGSDTLTGVNDADYQPPFTFTGKLDKLTVDIDRPKLSAEDIKTLEEGMKKIEAGKE, from the coding sequence ATGCAATTCAGAAATCTTGGATTTCTATCGCTCGTCTTATTCGCATTCGCAGGTACTGCGGATGCGCAAGTCGAAGTGACGGGCGAACTGGGATCCGCTGGCGCCACGACCTCAATCGATGGCAAACAACTTCCGGCACCCGATCCGAAATTTGGCGGTGTGATCAAGGATGATGCTTTGCAATCCAAAGCGTGGTGGGCGCCGCGCATCGTGCCTCCCAAGTCCGCTCCCAACGTGCTGTTGATCATCACGGACGACTCGGGATTTGGTGTCCCAAGCACCTTTGGTGGCGTCATCCCAACGCCCACGATGGACCGTGTCGCCAACAACGGCTTGCGATACAACAACATCCACTCCACCGCACTCTGTTCGCCCACCCGAGCCGCTTTGCTTACCGGTCGCAATCACCACTCGGTCGGCTTCGGCGTGATCTCGGAACAGTCCACCGGTTTCCCCGGTTACAACGCGGTCATTCCCGAAGAAAAAGCCACCATTGGCCGCATGCTTCTGGACAATGGCTATGCAACATCTTGGTTCGGCAAAGACCACAACACCCCCACCTACACAGCCAGCCAGATCGGTCCGTTTGATCGCTGGCCATCCGGCTTAGGATTCGAGTACTTCTATGGATTCGTTGGTGGCGACGCCAACCAGTGGCAACCTAATCTGTTCCGCAACACAACCCAGATCTATCCGTTCGAAGGCAAACCGGGCTGGAACCTGGTTACGGGCATGGCGGATGACGCGATCGATTACTTGAGCCGCATCGATCAGATTGATCCCAGCAAGCCGTTCCTTGTCAAATACGCACCTGGTGCAACCCACGCGCCGCACCACCCGACCAAGGAATGGGTCGAGAAGATCCACGACATGCACCTCTTTGATGATGGCTACGAAAAGCTGCGCGAGCGGATCTTCGAAAACCAAAAGAAGCTAGGCGTGATCCCGCAAGACACGCAACTGGAACCATGGCCAACCAAAGTGCTGAAGCCATGGGCCGAGTGCACCGCGAACGAGAAGAAGTTGTTCATCAAACAGGTAGAGATTTTCGCCGCCTACGCTGCTTACAACGACCACGAAATTGGCCGCGTCATCCAGTCGATCGAAGACATGGGCAAACTGGACAACACGCTGATCATCTACATCAACGGCGACAACGGCACCAGCGCCGAAGGTGGACCGCTTGGCACGCCGAACGAAGTCGCGTTTTTCAACGGCGTCAACATGATGCCCGCGGAAACGCAATTGAAGTGGTATGACGTCTGGGGCACCGAAGAGACCTACAACCACATGTCGGCCGGTTGGGCATGGGCATTTGACACCCCGTTCACCTGGTTCAAACAGAACGCATCCAAGCTTGGCGGGATCCGCCAAAACATGGCGATCTCGTGGCCAAATCGCATTCAAGATAAGGGCGGTTTGCGTGAACAATTCTGTCACGTGATCGACATTGCTCCCACCATCTTGGAGGCTGCCGGGATCCAGCAACCCGAAACCGTCGACGGCATCAAGCAAGCGCCGATCGAAGGCACCAGCCTGGTCTATACGTTCGACAAAGATGCCGCCAAAACACCTTCGCAGCACACCACGCAGTACTTCGAAATGATGGGCCAATGGTCGCTCTATCACGAAGGATGGTTGTTGAGCACGAAAGTGAACCGCGCCCCGTGGGAGGCCTTTGGCGTTGCCAATCCGGACCCATTGAACAACCAAGTGCTTGAACTGTACGACCTGAATACAGACTTTAGCCAATCCCAAAATGTCGCGGACCAGCATCCTGAAAAGCTGATTCAGATGAAGCAAATGTTCATCGACGAAGCGAAGAAGTATCAGGTGTTCCCCATGGACGCGTCGGTCGCAGGACGGATCGTGGCGGATCGTCCGAACATCACGTCCGGTCGTTCGCAGTTCGTCTACACGCGACCAATGGTCGGTCTGCCGCAAGGCGATTCGCCGGCGCTGTTGAACAGTTCCTACACGATCACAGCCGAAATCACGGTCCCCGAAGGCGGTGCCGAGGGGATGATGCTGACCTCGGGAGGCCGGTTCGCCGGTTACGGTTTCTATCTGCTGAAGGGCAAACCGGTGTTCCTTTGGAACCTTTTGGACCTGGATCGCATCAAGTGGGAAGGACCTGATGCGTTGGCTCCAGGCAAGCACAAAATCGAGTTCGACTTTCGGTATGACGGACTTGGTACCGGCACACTCGCCTACAACAACATGAGCGGCCTTGGTCGTCCCGGCACCGGTACATTGACCGTCGATGGCAAAGTGGTCGACACGAAGACGATGCCCAAGTCGTTGCCCATGATTTTACAATGGGACGAAAGCTTTGACATTGGCTCGGACACTCTGACCGGTGTCAACGATGCAGACTACCAGCCGCCGTTCACCTTCACCGGCAAACTGGACAAGCTAACGGTTGATATCGACCGGCCGAAATTGTCCGCCGAGGATATCAAGACCTTGGAAGAGGGAATGAAGAAGATCGAAGCGGGCAAGGAATAG
- a CDS encoding FkbM family methyltransferase, translating into MKSMKFRGFNLFHNNREAAESMVRQIDEFPSFFTPQGDRPLIVDCGANIGVSVLEWKTRWPQAEIICFEPDPFASEILQMNIDKNHTVGIRCVHAAVSDFDGTVDFYGDLSPTADARGNSLEATWADREGSSQTQVQCTRLSPYIAGRDVSFLKLDIEGAEQRVLTEIADCLGRVEAMYVEVHETDESRDVNSLAAIEKILAAAGFTIEMEQRYSEHAFPESLDQWQEETNAALTQILCWR; encoded by the coding sequence ATGAAAAGCATGAAGTTCCGCGGTTTCAATTTGTTCCACAACAATCGCGAAGCCGCCGAATCGATGGTTCGTCAGATCGACGAATTCCCGTCTTTCTTCACTCCCCAAGGCGATCGGCCGCTAATCGTCGATTGCGGAGCCAACATTGGTGTGTCCGTGCTGGAGTGGAAAACGCGTTGGCCACAGGCGGAGATCATCTGCTTCGAACCTGACCCGTTCGCCAGCGAAATTCTACAGATGAACATCGACAAGAATCACACCGTAGGGATCCGGTGCGTTCATGCGGCAGTGTCTGATTTCGACGGCACGGTTGATTTCTATGGTGACCTTTCACCAACCGCAGACGCGCGAGGAAACTCGCTGGAAGCCACCTGGGCGGATCGGGAGGGCAGTTCACAAACACAGGTCCAGTGCACGCGGCTTTCGCCCTATATCGCCGGTCGAGATGTCAGCTTTTTGAAATTGGACATCGAAGGTGCCGAGCAACGCGTGCTGACCGAGATTGCCGACTGCCTGGGCCGCGTTGAAGCGATGTATGTGGAAGTGCATGAAACGGACGAAAGCCGCGACGTCAATTCGCTCGCAGCCATCGAAAAGATCCTAGCCGCTGCCGGATTCACGATCGAAATGGAACAGCGATACAGCGAACACGCGTTCCCCGAGTCCCTGGATCAATGGCAAGAAGAAACCAACGCTGCCCTGACACAGATACTCTGCTGGCGCTAG
- a CDS encoding inositol oxygenase → MMKPPGDDQPLASLDEWEDDLLQRYPEPHAIASDSEKTPEQFRDYESDSRPSVREFYRLNHQHQTFDFVQHKRKQYLGLDRQQMGVWEAMEFLNTLVDDSDPDTDLNQIEHLMQTAEAIRADGHPRWFILTGLIHDLGKVLCLFDEPQWAVVGDTFPVGCAFSDKIVFSQFFDANPDSQDPLYSTPNGVYSPNVGLDNVFLSWGHDEYLYHVVKEYLPEPALAMVRYHSFYPGHRENAYDHLMDKDDHERMEWVRKFNPYDLYTKNKARPDVAALRPYYEDLINEFFPERLRW, encoded by the coding sequence ATGATGAAACCGCCCGGTGATGACCAACCGCTTGCCAGCCTGGATGAATGGGAAGACGATCTGCTGCAGCGTTACCCCGAACCGCATGCAATCGCATCGGATTCGGAAAAGACGCCCGAGCAGTTTCGCGATTACGAGTCCGACTCGCGACCAAGTGTGCGTGAATTCTATCGATTGAATCATCAGCATCAAACGTTTGACTTCGTGCAACACAAACGCAAACAGTACTTGGGGTTGGATCGCCAACAGATGGGTGTCTGGGAAGCGATGGAGTTTCTGAACACGCTGGTCGACGATAGCGATCCGGACACCGATCTGAATCAGATCGAACACCTGATGCAGACCGCCGAAGCGATTCGGGCCGACGGGCATCCCCGATGGTTCATCTTGACCGGTCTGATTCACGATTTGGGCAAGGTCCTTTGCCTGTTCGACGAACCGCAGTGGGCCGTGGTCGGCGACACGTTCCCGGTCGGTTGTGCGTTCTCGGACAAAATCGTGTTCAGTCAGTTCTTTGACGCAAATCCGGACAGCCAGGACCCGCTGTACAGCACGCCGAACGGGGTCTATTCCCCGAACGTGGGGCTGGATAACGTGTTTTTGTCCTGGGGGCACGACGAATACCTGTATCACGTCGTCAAGGAATATCTGCCAGAACCTGCTTTGGCGATGGTCCGATATCACTCCTTCTATCCCGGCCATCGCGAGAACGCCTATGACCATTTGATGGACAAGGATGACCACGAACGGATGGAATGGGTACGGAAATTCAATCCGTATGATTTGTACACAAAGAACAAAGCTCGGCCTGATGTCGCGGCGCTTCGGCCTTACTACGAAGACCTGATCAACGAGTTCTTTCCCGAACGACTGCGATGGTAG
- a CDS encoding TIGR01777 family oxidoreductase encodes MDQKLSDKRIVIAGGSGFLGLSMASALAQDGADVTLLSRSAPKAAGRWTHLAWDGRTLGSWADAMDGCDAVINLAGRSVNCIKTPDHKDEILRSRVESTRALGQAMRAVGSPPPVWVQMSTAHLYGDPPSAVCTEESAAGIGFAPTVARAWETALAESKLPGQRGVVMRTSFVVGHDRGAGGGALGTLRRIAKWGIGGRVASGTQGMSWIHEDDVNAVFTRAIIDETMSGVYIVSAPNPESQANFMRTLRRVTGMPIGLPAFEWMVRIGAPLVMRTDPELVLYGRYVIPKRLMAEGFNFRFAELEPALRDLQTRQIESVGH; translated from the coding sequence GTGGACCAGAAACTGAGTGACAAACGGATCGTGATCGCGGGTGGGAGCGGATTTCTAGGGCTGTCGATGGCAAGTGCGTTGGCCCAGGATGGTGCCGATGTGACTCTATTGTCGCGGTCAGCACCGAAGGCAGCTGGGCGGTGGACGCATCTGGCTTGGGATGGCCGCACGTTGGGCAGTTGGGCGGACGCGATGGATGGGTGCGACGCGGTCATCAACCTGGCCGGGCGGTCGGTGAACTGCATCAAGACGCCAGATCATAAAGACGAAATTCTGCGGTCGCGGGTCGAGTCGACTCGGGCGCTGGGTCAGGCGATGCGGGCGGTTGGTTCGCCACCGCCGGTCTGGGTGCAAATGAGTACGGCTCATCTGTACGGCGACCCGCCATCGGCTGTATGCACCGAAGAATCGGCCGCAGGAATTGGATTTGCACCGACCGTTGCCAGGGCTTGGGAAACCGCGCTGGCGGAGAGCAAGTTGCCGGGGCAACGCGGCGTCGTGATGCGGACCAGCTTTGTCGTCGGCCACGATCGTGGGGCCGGCGGAGGAGCACTGGGCACGCTTCGACGGATTGCGAAGTGGGGCATCGGCGGCAGGGTGGCCAGCGGTACGCAGGGTATGTCGTGGATTCACGAAGACGACGTCAACGCCGTTTTCACCCGTGCAATCATCGACGAAACGATGTCCGGCGTTTACATCGTTTCAGCCCCCAATCCAGAGTCGCAAGCGAACTTCATGCGAACGCTTCGCCGGGTCACTGGGATGCCCATCGGTCTGCCCGCATTTGAATGGATGGTTCGCATAGGGGCGCCCCTCGTGATGCGGACCGATCCGGAATTGGTGCTGTACGGTCGCTACGTGATTCCCAAGCGTTTGATGGCCGAAGGTTTCAATTTCCGGTTTGCCGAGCTCGAACCAGCACTGCGGGATCTGCAAACCAGACAAATCGAATCGGTTGGCCACTAG
- a CDS encoding sugar phosphate isomerase/epimerase family protein, with translation MNSLNRRRFLATTSATIVASSIARSAFAAPSDKFQLGIQLYSLRGFDTDTALKHAAELGFSQVEFYGGMLGTDASDEVITATREKVANLGMTISAHGVNKFTKNAEENRKIFEFAKKLGVKALTADPDPDSLDSLDDLVKEFDIRIAIHNHGPRHRYNKAMDVLQVIDGRDERIGACADLGHYIRSGQQATEVIRLFKGRLYGIHLKDFAEMKDKTEGVILGKGHLDVKGVFDALRMVDFPSDGAISLEYEENPKDPIEEIRQCVRVSKAAMG, from the coding sequence ATGAACTCTTTGAATCGTCGCCGATTTTTGGCTACCACTTCCGCCACCATCGTCGCTAGCTCGATTGCACGAAGCGCCTTCGCTGCACCATCCGACAAGTTCCAACTGGGAATCCAGTTGTATTCGCTGCGTGGGTTCGATACCGACACGGCGCTCAAGCACGCAGCCGAGCTTGGTTTTTCGCAGGTGGAGTTTTACGGGGGCATGCTCGGCACGGACGCCAGCGACGAAGTCATTACGGCGACTCGCGAAAAGGTCGCGAACCTGGGCATGACCATTTCGGCTCACGGAGTGAACAAGTTCACGAAGAACGCAGAGGAGAACCGCAAAATCTTCGAGTTCGCAAAGAAGCTTGGCGTGAAGGCGCTGACGGCGGATCCAGACCCCGATTCGCTGGACAGCTTGGATGATCTGGTCAAAGAGTTCGACATTCGAATTGCGATCCACAATCACGGACCTCGCCATCGCTACAACAAGGCCATGGACGTCCTGCAAGTGATCGATGGGCGTGACGAACGAATCGGCGCATGTGCAGACCTGGGGCACTACATTCGTTCGGGCCAACAGGCGACCGAGGTCATTCGATTGTTCAAGGGACGCCTGTATGGGATCCACTTGAAAGACTTTGCGGAGATGAAGGACAAGACCGAAGGCGTGATCCTTGGAAAGGGACACCTGGATGTGAAGGGTGTTTTTGACGCATTGCGAATGGTCGACTTCCCATCCGACGGTGCGATCTCGCTGGAGTACGAAGAGAACCCGAAAGATCCGATCGAAGAAATTCGACAATGCGTCCGCGTGTCCAAGGCAGCGATGGGCTAG
- a CDS encoding arylsulfatase, whose amino-acid sequence MKRYACSLLLSIFCLAVCRPACSQQPNLVIFLADDAGWGDYSQSGNLQISTPNIDSIAQQGVSMDRFYVCPVCAPTRAEFLTGRYHPRGGVRGVSTGQERLDIDENTISDAFQAAGYATGAFGKWHNGSQWPYHPMARGFDEYFGHTSGHWGEYFDAPLEHNGRMIRTEGYIVDVCTDRAIDFIDRNKDQPFLCYVPFSTPHSPWTVPEEYWKRFKDLSIQQTATDAKAELDDHTRCALAMVENQDMNVGRVLEKLRDHGIDDNTIVVYFSDNGPNSHRWTGGMKGRKGSTDEGGVRSVCYIRWPGKLPREHTVTQISGAIDLLPTLTALAGVDRVGEKPLDGRDLTSLLMQRNLDSAQREAFLTHQQFSTWGGKVSVRTQTHRLDHQGKLFDMVADPGQTKPINDQRPTLATELAESVKSWRHEMFGKPAVVRGAKNDRNAVDQRPIPVGYREFPITMLPARDGDPSGSVQRSSRAPNCSYFVDWTSEQDAMVWLLDVHTAGRYEVAMDYTCKLADVGATIELSFQDARLSGKVTPGWDPPLYTHQDTLPRPPAESQMKEFRTLALGQMDLPAGVGPLTLRATDIPGDSVMDVRRITLTLLP is encoded by the coding sequence ATGAAACGTTACGCATGCAGCTTGTTGTTGTCCATCTTCTGCTTGGCGGTGTGCCGTCCGGCATGTTCTCAGCAGCCGAACTTGGTCATCTTCCTGGCCGATGACGCTGGTTGGGGAGACTACAGCCAGTCGGGCAACCTTCAAATTTCGACGCCCAACATTGATTCGATCGCCCAGCAGGGTGTTTCCATGGATCGTTTTTACGTGTGCCCGGTCTGTGCACCCACTCGCGCGGAATTCTTGACCGGACGCTATCACCCGCGGGGCGGCGTGCGTGGCGTTTCGACGGGACAGGAACGGCTGGACATCGATGAGAACACCATTTCGGACGCCTTCCAGGCCGCCGGCTACGCCACCGGTGCGTTTGGAAAGTGGCACAACGGTAGCCAGTGGCCGTACCATCCCATGGCACGTGGCTTCGACGAATATTTTGGGCACACGTCTGGACACTGGGGCGAGTATTTCGATGCGCCACTGGAGCACAACGGCCGCATGATTCGGACAGAGGGGTACATCGTGGACGTTTGCACCGATCGTGCCATCGACTTCATCGATCGAAACAAGGACCAGCCGTTTCTTTGTTACGTACCGTTTAGCACTCCGCACTCGCCATGGACGGTACCAGAAGAATACTGGAAGCGATTCAAAGACCTGTCGATCCAGCAAACCGCGACGGACGCAAAAGCCGAACTCGATGACCACACTCGCTGTGCACTTGCGATGGTCGAAAATCAGGACATGAATGTTGGCCGCGTGCTAGAAAAGCTCCGCGACCATGGCATCGATGACAATACGATCGTCGTGTACTTTTCGGACAATGGCCCCAACAGCCATCGCTGGACCGGCGGAATGAAGGGCCGCAAGGGCAGCACCGACGAAGGCGGCGTGCGATCGGTTTGCTACATCCGTTGGCCAGGGAAACTGCCCCGCGAACACACGGTCACGCAAATCAGCGGCGCGATCGATCTGCTGCCAACACTGACCGCGCTGGCTGGTGTGGATCGCGTCGGTGAAAAGCCACTGGACGGACGCGACCTGACATCGTTGCTGATGCAGCGGAACCTCGATTCGGCTCAGCGAGAGGCGTTTTTGACGCATCAGCAATTCTCGACTTGGGGCGGCAAGGTCAGCGTGCGGACGCAAACCCATCGGCTAGACCACCAAGGCAAACTTTTTGACATGGTCGCCGACCCCGGGCAAACCAAGCCCATCAACGATCAACGACCGACACTGGCCACGGAACTGGCTGAATCGGTGAAGTCATGGCGTCACGAGATGTTTGGCAAACCGGCAGTCGTCCGAGGTGCAAAGAATGACAGGAATGCCGTTGACCAGCGTCCAATACCGGTCGGCTATCGCGAGTTTCCGATCACGATGTTGCCAGCCCGCGACGGTGACCCCAGCGGATCAGTGCAACGCAGCAGTCGTGCACCGAATTGTTCGTACTTTGTCGATTGGACCAGCGAACAGGATGCGATGGTGTGGTTGCTAGATGTCCACACCGCCGGGCGCTATGAAGTCGCCATGGACTACACCTGCAAACTGGCCGATGTCGGGGCCACGATCGAATTGAGTTTTCAAGACGCTCGTTTGTCCGGCAAGGTCACACCCGGTTGGGACCCGCCGTTGTACACCCACCAAGACACGCTGCCGCGTCCGCCTGCGGAAAGTCAGATGAAGGAATTCCGCACGCTGGCACTCGGTCAGATGGACTTGCCCGCCGGCGTGGGACCACTGACGCTGCGAGCGACCGATATTCCTGGGGACTCCGTCATGGACGTGCGGCGCATCACATTGACGCTGCTGCCCTAG